A window from Bordetella petrii encodes these proteins:
- a CDS encoding MmgE/PrpD family protein yields the protein MTANHPHPSAALAEFAAGLRFEDIPAPVLRRAEDLLLDCLASVLAGANARAVQAIERYAAAMGPAEGAAQVLITRRQTTPLFAAMVNAAAAHVVEQDDVHNGSVFHPAAVVFPPALAVAQALGRSGKDLLVAAVAGYEVGIRVGEYLGRSHYKIFHTTGTVGTVAAAVTVGRLLNLNAEQMLHALGSAGTQAAGLWEFLRDAADSKQLHTAKAAADGLTAAYLAQEGFTGARRILEGAQGMAAGMSTDADPARLLDRLGQRWALAETSFKYHASCRHTHPAADALQQAMREYKLRDSDLAEVVAHVHQGAIDVLGPVVDPKTVHQSKFSMGTVLALIARSGRAGLAEFDAALGDQDVAGLRGKFRMELDPEVDSAYPERWIGKVTVRTTDGRMLHARVDEPKGDPGNTLSRAEIEEKTLQLGVYAQAATEAEVRGLIDTIWSLESLPRVGALLPPR from the coding sequence ATGACCGCCAACCATCCCCACCCCAGCGCCGCACTGGCCGAGTTCGCCGCCGGCCTGCGCTTTGAAGACATCCCCGCGCCGGTGCTGCGCCGGGCCGAAGACCTGCTGCTCGACTGCCTGGCCTCGGTCCTGGCGGGCGCCAACGCCCGGGCGGTGCAGGCCATCGAGCGCTATGCGGCCGCCATGGGGCCGGCCGAAGGCGCCGCCCAGGTGCTGATCACGCGGCGCCAGACAACGCCGCTGTTCGCGGCCATGGTCAACGCCGCGGCCGCCCACGTGGTCGAACAGGACGACGTGCACAACGGTTCGGTGTTCCACCCGGCCGCGGTGGTCTTCCCGCCCGCGCTGGCGGTGGCCCAGGCGCTGGGCCGGTCGGGCAAAGACCTGCTGGTGGCGGCGGTGGCCGGCTATGAAGTCGGCATCCGCGTCGGCGAATACCTGGGACGCTCGCACTACAAGATTTTCCATACCACCGGCACGGTCGGCACCGTGGCCGCGGCGGTCACGGTGGGCCGGCTGCTGAACCTGAACGCCGAACAGATGCTGCACGCCCTGGGTTCGGCCGGTACGCAGGCCGCCGGGCTGTGGGAATTCCTGCGCGATGCGGCCGATTCCAAGCAGCTGCATACCGCCAAGGCGGCGGCCGACGGCCTGACCGCGGCCTACCTGGCGCAAGAAGGCTTTACCGGCGCGCGCCGCATCCTGGAAGGCGCGCAAGGCATGGCGGCGGGCATGTCCACCGATGCCGACCCGGCCCGCCTGCTCGACCGCCTGGGCCAGCGCTGGGCGCTGGCCGAGACCTCGTTCAAATACCATGCCTCGTGCCGCCACACGCACCCCGCCGCCGACGCGCTGCAGCAGGCCATGCGCGAATACAAGCTGCGCGACAGCGATCTGGCCGAAGTCGTGGCGCACGTGCACCAGGGCGCCATCGACGTGCTGGGCCCGGTGGTCGACCCCAAGACCGTGCACCAGTCCAAGTTCTCGATGGGCACCGTGCTGGCCCTGATCGCGCGCAGCGGCCGCGCCGGCCTGGCCGAGTTCGACGCCGCGCTGGGCGACCAGGACGTGGCCGGGCTGCGCGGCAAGTTCCGCATGGAACTCGACCCGGAAGTCGACAGCGCCTATCCCGAACGCTGGATCGGCAAGGTCACGGTGCGCACCACCGACGGCCGCATGCTGCATGCGCGCGTGGACGAACCCAAGGGCGACCCGGGCAACACCCTGAGCCGCGCCGAAATCGAAGAAAAGACCCTGCAGCTGGGGGTCTACGCGCAAGCCGCCACCGAAGCCGAAGTGCGCGGCCTGATCGACACCATCTGGAGCCTGGAAAGCCTGCCCCGCGTAGGCGCGCTGCTGCCGCCCAGATAG